One genomic region from Serinus canaria isolate serCan28SL12 chromosome 7, serCan2020, whole genome shotgun sequence encodes:
- the SLC40A1 gene encoding solute carrier family 40 member 1 isoform X1 has protein sequence MARAAEPEGRRRGGSVIAYFTSAKFLLYLGHALSTWGDRMWHFAVSVFLVELYGNSLLLTAVYGLVVAGSVLLLGALIGDWVDKNSRLKVAQTSLVVQNSSVILCGVILMIIFLFKTQLLTLYHGWLLTLCYILVITIANIANLASTATAITIQRDWIVVVAGEDRSKLADMNATIRRIDQLTNILAPMAVGQIMTFGSPMIGCGFISGWNLISMCVEYLLLWKVYQKTPTLAHKSAKVEASELKQLNVKKESDMKPAEGVQLIIEKDVACSEPQQEKEVGCAARIAEPFITFRDGWVAYYNQPVFLAGMGLAFLYMTVLGFDCITTGYAYTQGLSGSVLSLLMGASAVTGILGTVAFTWLRRKCGLIRTGLISGVAQFACLILCAISVFMPGSPMDLTVSPFADISARLFENEPLPTIAPPEPEMIFATGMPNLLNGSIAPANSDPEMSPEPVPLISVSLLFAGVIAARVGLWSFDLTVTQLLQENVIESERGIINGVQNSMNYLLDLLHFIMVILAPNPEAFGLLVLISVSFVAMGHIMYFRFAQKSLGKQLFVCHTPDPKAAPDSSPPGNTSTV, from the exons ATGGCGCGGGCTGCGGAGCCGGAGGGCCGGCGGCGCGGCG GATCTGTGATTGCCTATTTTACGTCTGCAAAGTTTCTTCTTTATCTTGGACATGCACTGTCCACTTGG GGAGATCGGATGTGGCattttgctgtctctgtgtTCCTGGTTGAGCTTTATGGAAACAGCTTGCTCCTGACTGCCGTCTATGGCCTGGTCGTGGCGGGATCAGTTCTTCTCCTGGGAGCCCTTATTGGAGATTGGGTGGACAAGAACTCCAGGCTCAAAG TGGCCCAGACATCCTTGGTTGTGCAGAATTCATCTGTCATCCTGTGTGGTGTTATCCTGATGATTATCTTCTTGTTTAAGACACAGCTCTTGACATTATACCATGGATGGCTTCTT ACATTGTGCTATATCCTGGTTATCACAATAGCAAATATTGCCAAtttggccagcactgccacagcgATCACAATTCAGAGGGACTGGATTGTTGTGGTTGCAGGGGAAGACAGAAGCAAACTGGCAG ATATGAATGCTACAATAAGAAGAATTGATCAGCTGACCAATATCTTGGCCCCAATGGCTGTTGGTCAGATAATGACATTTGGCTCCCCCATGATTGGCTGTGGATTCATTTCTGGCTGGAACCTGATCTCCATGTGTGTGGAAtatctgctgctctggaaggtTTACCAGAAAACCCCTACTCTGGCTCACAAATCTGCAAAAGTTGAAGCATCGGAACTGAAACAGCTGAATGTAAAGAAAG AGAGTGACATGAAACCTGCTGAAGGAGTGCAGCTCATTATTGAGAAAGATGTAGCTTGTtctgagccccagcaggagaaggaagtcGGCTGTGCTGCCCGGATTGCCGAACCTTTCATAACCTTCCGGGACGGATGGGTTGCGTACTACAACCAGCCGGTGTTCCTTGCAGGCATGGGCCTTGCCTTTCTCTACATGACTGTCCTGGGATTTGATTGTATCACTACAGGCTATGCATACACTCAGGGCCtcagtggctctgtgctgagccTCCTCATGGGAGCCTCAGCAGTCACTGGAATCCTGGGAACAGTGGCTTTCACTTGGCTTCGGCGCAAATGCGGCCTCATTCGCACAGGCCTCATTTCTGGAGTCGCTCAGTTTGCTTGTCTGATCTTATGTGCCATCTCTGTATTTATGCCTGGAAGTCCAATGGATTTGACTGTTTCTCCATTTGCTGACATCAGTGCCAGGCTGTTTGAAAATGAGCCATTGCCTACTATAGCACCTCCAGAACCTGAAATGATTTTTGCAACTGGAATGCCCAACTTGTTAAACGGGTCTATTGCTCCTGCCAACAGTGACCCAGAGATGAGTCCTGAGCCAGTGCCTTTAATCTCTGTTAGTCTCCTGTTTGCAGGAGTCATTGCTGCTAGAGTTG GTCTTTGGTCCTTTGATTTGACTGTCACACAGTTACTCCAAGAAAACGTCATAGAATCTGAAAGAGGCATCATAAACGGTGTCCAAAACTCCATGAATTATCTTCTGGACTTACTGCACTTCATCATGGTCATCTTGGCCCCAAACCCTGAAGCTTTTGGCTTATTGGTGCttatttctgtgtcttttgttGCAATGGGCCACATAATGTACTTCAGATTTGCCCAAAAAAGCTTGGGAAAACAACTTTTTGTTTGTCACACTCCTGATCCCAAAGCAGCCCCTGACAGTTCACCACCTGGTAACACATCTACTGTCTGA
- the SLC40A1 gene encoding solute carrier family 40 member 1 isoform X2 has translation MCKLAGSVIAYFTSAKFLLYLGHALSTWGDRMWHFAVSVFLVELYGNSLLLTAVYGLVVAGSVLLLGALIGDWVDKNSRLKVAQTSLVVQNSSVILCGVILMIIFLFKTQLLTLYHGWLLTLCYILVITIANIANLASTATAITIQRDWIVVVAGEDRSKLADMNATIRRIDQLTNILAPMAVGQIMTFGSPMIGCGFISGWNLISMCVEYLLLWKVYQKTPTLAHKSAKVEASELKQLNVKKESDMKPAEGVQLIIEKDVACSEPQQEKEVGCAARIAEPFITFRDGWVAYYNQPVFLAGMGLAFLYMTVLGFDCITTGYAYTQGLSGSVLSLLMGASAVTGILGTVAFTWLRRKCGLIRTGLISGVAQFACLILCAISVFMPGSPMDLTVSPFADISARLFENEPLPTIAPPEPEMIFATGMPNLLNGSIAPANSDPEMSPEPVPLISVSLLFAGVIAARVGLWSFDLTVTQLLQENVIESERGIINGVQNSMNYLLDLLHFIMVILAPNPEAFGLLVLISVSFVAMGHIMYFRFAQKSLGKQLFVCHTPDPKAAPDSSPPGNTSTV, from the exons GATCTGTGATTGCCTATTTTACGTCTGCAAAGTTTCTTCTTTATCTTGGACATGCACTGTCCACTTGG GGAGATCGGATGTGGCattttgctgtctctgtgtTCCTGGTTGAGCTTTATGGAAACAGCTTGCTCCTGACTGCCGTCTATGGCCTGGTCGTGGCGGGATCAGTTCTTCTCCTGGGAGCCCTTATTGGAGATTGGGTGGACAAGAACTCCAGGCTCAAAG TGGCCCAGACATCCTTGGTTGTGCAGAATTCATCTGTCATCCTGTGTGGTGTTATCCTGATGATTATCTTCTTGTTTAAGACACAGCTCTTGACATTATACCATGGATGGCTTCTT ACATTGTGCTATATCCTGGTTATCACAATAGCAAATATTGCCAAtttggccagcactgccacagcgATCACAATTCAGAGGGACTGGATTGTTGTGGTTGCAGGGGAAGACAGAAGCAAACTGGCAG ATATGAATGCTACAATAAGAAGAATTGATCAGCTGACCAATATCTTGGCCCCAATGGCTGTTGGTCAGATAATGACATTTGGCTCCCCCATGATTGGCTGTGGATTCATTTCTGGCTGGAACCTGATCTCCATGTGTGTGGAAtatctgctgctctggaaggtTTACCAGAAAACCCCTACTCTGGCTCACAAATCTGCAAAAGTTGAAGCATCGGAACTGAAACAGCTGAATGTAAAGAAAG AGAGTGACATGAAACCTGCTGAAGGAGTGCAGCTCATTATTGAGAAAGATGTAGCTTGTtctgagccccagcaggagaaggaagtcGGCTGTGCTGCCCGGATTGCCGAACCTTTCATAACCTTCCGGGACGGATGGGTTGCGTACTACAACCAGCCGGTGTTCCTTGCAGGCATGGGCCTTGCCTTTCTCTACATGACTGTCCTGGGATTTGATTGTATCACTACAGGCTATGCATACACTCAGGGCCtcagtggctctgtgctgagccTCCTCATGGGAGCCTCAGCAGTCACTGGAATCCTGGGAACAGTGGCTTTCACTTGGCTTCGGCGCAAATGCGGCCTCATTCGCACAGGCCTCATTTCTGGAGTCGCTCAGTTTGCTTGTCTGATCTTATGTGCCATCTCTGTATTTATGCCTGGAAGTCCAATGGATTTGACTGTTTCTCCATTTGCTGACATCAGTGCCAGGCTGTTTGAAAATGAGCCATTGCCTACTATAGCACCTCCAGAACCTGAAATGATTTTTGCAACTGGAATGCCCAACTTGTTAAACGGGTCTATTGCTCCTGCCAACAGTGACCCAGAGATGAGTCCTGAGCCAGTGCCTTTAATCTCTGTTAGTCTCCTGTTTGCAGGAGTCATTGCTGCTAGAGTTG GTCTTTGGTCCTTTGATTTGACTGTCACACAGTTACTCCAAGAAAACGTCATAGAATCTGAAAGAGGCATCATAAACGGTGTCCAAAACTCCATGAATTATCTTCTGGACTTACTGCACTTCATCATGGTCATCTTGGCCCCAAACCCTGAAGCTTTTGGCTTATTGGTGCttatttctgtgtcttttgttGCAATGGGCCACATAATGTACTTCAGATTTGCCCAAAAAAGCTTGGGAAAACAACTTTTTGTTTGTCACACTCCTGATCCCAAAGCAGCCCCTGACAGTTCACCACCTGGTAACACATCTACTGTCTGA